One genomic region from Gadus morhua chromosome 9, gadMor3.0, whole genome shotgun sequence encodes:
- the lonp2 gene encoding lon protease homolog 2, peroxisomal, which yields MSNNGIQIPRRLPLLLTHEGVLLPGSTVRISVNTPRNMQLVKSRLLKGTSLKSTIIGVIPNTRDPDHDTDDLSPLHSIGTAGLAVQVVGSNWPKPHYTLLITGLCRFRVTALLNERPFPLAEVEQLDKLEQFSPSISLEETERDGELGALSQAFYTAALQLVDMLDMSVPVVAKLKRLLDSLPRETLPDVVASMIRSSNKEKLQVLDAVGLEERFRRALPLLTRQIEGLKLLQKSRKPRPDDERRVFSVRKGGAPSGRQFSLDDEAGEEDGNDFQVLERKVHGVNMPEASLKVCLKELKRLKKMPQSMPDYSLTINYLDLMVELPWDRNTKDRLDIGAARVLLDNDHYAMDKLKRRVLEYLAVRQLKNTLKGPILCFVGPPGVGKTSVGRSIARTLGREFHRISLGGVCDQSDIRGHRRTYVGSMPGRIINGLKTVGVNNPVFLLDEVDKLGKSLQGDPAAALLEVLDPEQNHSFTDHYLNVAFDLSQVLFIATANSMATIPPALLDRMELLHVSGYTQEEKVEIAKRHLIPNQLEQHGLTSEHIQIPEDTTLDVIRSYTREAGVRSLERKIGALCRAVAVKVAEGQKVTEPKHESLDGSAQEARDTAAPPERPIVIDHVALKDILGAPPFEMEVSERLTLPGVALGLAWTPMGGEIMYVEASRMEGEGQLTLTGQLGDVMKESAHLAISWLRANAKNYQLTNMVGGPDPLDGTDIHLHFPAGAVTKDGPSAGVTIVTCLASLFSGRLVRSDVAMTGEITLRGLVLPVGGIKDKVLAAHRAGVKRVILPRRNEKDLEDIPANVRSQLDLVTAGNLEEVLNAAFDGGFARAAKAPENPRVTSKL from the exons ATGTCTAATAACGGTATTCAGATTCCGAGACGTCTTCCTCTGCTCTTGACCCATGAAGGGGTGCTGTTACCCGGTTCCACCGTGCGGATTAGCGTCAACACTCCTCGGAACATGCAGCTTGTTAAGAGTCGCTTGTTGAAGGGGACTTCGTTAAAAAGTACCATCATCGGAGTGATCCCAAACACCAGAGACCCTGACCATGACACAGACGATCTCTCCCCTTTGCATAG CATTGGCACAGCAGGACTAGCAGTGCAAGTGGTGGGGAGCAACTGGCCCAAACCCCACTACACCTTGCTCATCACGGGATTATGCCGGTTTCGTGTCACTGCTCTGCTGAACGAACGACCCTTTCCTCTGGCTGAG GTGGAGCAGCTGGACAAGCTGGAGCAGTTTTCACCCTCTATTAGcctggaggagacggagagggacgGGGAGCTGGGGGCTCTATCTCAGGCCTTCTACACGGCAGCTCTGCAG tTGGTAGACATGCTAGACATGTCGGTTCCAGTGGTCGCCAAGCTGAAGCGTCTGTTGGACAGCCTGCCCAGGGAGACTCTGCCTGATGTGGTGGCCTCCATGATCCGCAGCTCAAACAAAGAAAAGCTACAG GTGCTGGATGCAGTGGGCCTCGAGGAGCGCTTCAGGAGGGCTCTGCCCCTGCTGACCCGACAGATAGAGGGCCTGAAACTGCTGCAGAAGAGCAGGAAGCCCCGGCCCGATGACGAGAGGAGG GTCTTTTCCGTGCGCAAGGGAGGGGCGCCTTCCGGGCGGCAGTTCTCCCTAGATGACGAGGCGGGGGAGGAAGATGGGAATGACTTCCAGGTCCTGGAGAGGAAGGTGCATGGGGTCAACATGCCTGAGGCCTCCCTCAAAGTGTGCCTCAAGGAGCTCAAGAG ACTGAAGAAGATGCCCCAGTCCATGCCTGACTACTCCCTAACCATAAACTACCTGGATCTCATGGTAGAGCTACCTTGGGACAGGAACACAAAGG ACCGCCTGGACATCGGCGCAGCCCGGGTCCTGTTGGACAACGACCACTACGCCATGGACAAACTTAAGAGACGCGTCTTGGAGTATCTGGCTGTGAGACAGCTCAAAAACACACTGAAG GGCCCCATCCTGTGCTTTGTGGGGCCACCTGGTGTGGGCAAGACCAGCGTGGGACGTTCCATAGCCAGGACGCTAGGCAGGGAGTTTCACCGCATTTCACTTGGAGGCGTCTGTGACCAATCAGATATCCGGGGACACCG TCGGACATACGTGGGGAGCATGCCCGGCCGCATTATAAACGGTTTAAAGACGGTGGGCGTCAACAATCCCGTCTTCCTATTGGACGAGGTCGACAAGCTGGGGAAGAGTCTGCAGGGAGACCCCGCAGCTGCCCTGCTGGAG GTCCTGGACCCTGAGCAGAACCACAGCTTCACAGACCACTACCTCAACGTGGCCTTCGACCTCTCCCAGGTCCTCTTCATCGCCACGGCCAACTCCATGGCAACCATCCCCCCTGCGCTACTCGACAGGATGGAGCTGCTGCATGTTTCAG GCTACacccaggaggagaaggtggagataGCCAAGCGTCACCTGATCCCCAATCAACTGGAGCAACACGGCTTAACATCCGAGCATATCCAGATACCAGAAGACACCACGCTGGATGTGATCcgcag cTATACCCGGGAGGCAGGTGTCCGTTCCCTGGAAAGGAAGATCGGTGCACTGTGCCGTGCTGTGGCTGTGAAGGTGGCCGAGGGTCAAAAGGTCACAGAGCCCAAGCACGAGAGTCTAGACGGCTCAGCTCAAGAGGCGAGAG acacTGCAGCACCACCGGAGAGGCCCATAGTAATCGACCACGTCGCCCTCAAAGACATCCTAGGAGCGCCGCCATTCGAGATGGAG GTATCAGAGCGCCTCACGCTGCCTGGTGTGGCGCTAGGCCTGGCCTGGACCCCTATGGGGGGGGAGATCATGTACGTGGAGGCCAGCCGTATGGAGGGGGAGGGCCAGCTCACCCTCACGGGACAGCTGGGCGACGTGATGAAGGAGTCTGCCCACCTGGCCATCAGTTGGCTGCGAGCTAATGCTAAAAACTACCAGCTTACCAATA tggTGGGGGGACCAGACCCGCTAGACGGTACAGacatccacctccacttccCTGCTGGAGCGGTTACTAAAGATGGACCCTCTGCCGGCGTTACCATAGTAACCTGCCTGGCCTCACTGTTCAGCGGCCGATTGGTCAGGTCGGACGTGGCCATGACGGGGGAGATAACGCTCCGAGGACTGGTGCTGCCG